One genomic region from Conexibacter woesei DSM 14684 encodes:
- a CDS encoding hydantoinase/oxoprolinase family protein, with product MDVGGTFTDVVATDGAAGVFVGKVSSRPHDEATAVLEAVGVVAEHYGKEPGELLAGTEFFILGTTVVTNAMLEYRGTPTGLITTRGFRDILELRRGYKESLFDLRLPAPHPIVRRRFIKGVSERIDDQGKVVVELDEDEVRDAARELKAAGIESVAVCLLFSFVNDAHERRVAEIVREEHPECFITLSCDVLPQIREFERVSTTVVNAYTSPLLKNYLGRLDEGLRSAGFDGELVVVQSNGGVMDVGYSAEHGVDAVLSGPAGGVVAAVELGERSGYRNVITADMGGTSYDVCLIHEGKPEVGVDNWISRYRVAVPLVDIHTIGSGGGSIAWVDEAGALRVGPESAGAQPGPACYGRGGTRPTVTDANLLLGFMDPQRFMGGKMALDRAAAEAAFEEHVAEPLGISVTEAAVGVFRIANSDMSNALRYVSVKRGRDPRNYALMAFGGAGAVHAGVQATDLGIKTVLVPRNASVLSAYGGMVADFKVSRVQSYVRSMEAIDPDELTDLFLKVQEDAEEMLPPAETTRLERYLDIRYEGQVHEVIVPLQTRTRKISAVTLSRAIADFHELHEQLYAHKRPSEPVQVVSIRMELTGLRSMDALAAPRRFGDEDSSGAKVGSREAYFERLGGFVETPIYDGASIQPGNVVTGPAVIHEPGTTIVVGAEQEAMLDQYETYVIEVVG from the coding sequence GTGGATGTTGGCGGGACCTTCACGGATGTCGTCGCGACGGACGGCGCGGCTGGCGTGTTCGTGGGCAAGGTGTCGTCGCGGCCGCATGACGAGGCGACGGCCGTGTTGGAGGCGGTGGGCGTCGTCGCCGAGCACTACGGCAAGGAGCCGGGGGAGCTGCTGGCGGGGACGGAGTTCTTCATCCTCGGCACGACGGTCGTCACGAACGCGATGCTGGAGTACCGGGGGACGCCGACGGGCCTGATCACGACGAGAGGCTTTCGCGACATCCTGGAGCTGCGTCGCGGCTACAAGGAGAGCCTGTTCGATCTGAGACTGCCGGCGCCGCATCCGATCGTGCGGCGGCGCTTCATCAAGGGCGTGTCGGAGCGGATCGACGACCAGGGGAAGGTCGTCGTCGAGCTCGACGAGGACGAGGTGCGCGACGCCGCGCGGGAGCTGAAGGCGGCGGGGATCGAGTCGGTCGCGGTGTGCCTGCTGTTCTCGTTCGTCAACGACGCGCACGAGCGGCGGGTGGCGGAGATCGTGCGCGAGGAGCACCCGGAGTGCTTCATCACGCTGTCGTGTGACGTGCTGCCGCAGATCCGGGAGTTCGAGCGCGTCAGCACCACGGTCGTGAACGCGTACACGAGCCCGCTGCTGAAGAACTACCTGGGGCGGCTGGACGAGGGGCTGCGTTCGGCGGGCTTCGACGGCGAGCTGGTGGTCGTGCAGTCCAACGGCGGCGTGATGGACGTCGGCTACTCGGCCGAGCACGGGGTCGACGCCGTCCTCTCGGGCCCGGCGGGCGGCGTCGTCGCGGCGGTGGAGCTCGGCGAGCGCTCGGGGTACAGAAACGTCATCACGGCCGACATGGGCGGCACGAGCTACGACGTCTGCCTGATCCACGAGGGCAAGCCGGAGGTCGGCGTCGACAACTGGATCAGCCGCTACCGCGTGGCGGTGCCGCTGGTCGACATCCACACGATCGGGTCGGGCGGCGGGTCGATCGCGTGGGTCGACGAGGCGGGCGCGCTGCGTGTCGGTCCGGAGAGCGCCGGGGCGCAGCCGGGGCCGGCCTGCTATGGCCGTGGCGGCACGCGCCCGACGGTGACCGACGCGAACCTGCTGCTCGGCTTCATGGACCCGCAGCGCTTCATGGGCGGCAAGATGGCCCTGGATCGCGCCGCCGCAGAGGCGGCGTTCGAAGAGCACGTCGCAGAGCCGCTGGGGATCTCCGTGACTGAGGCGGCCGTGGGTGTGTTCCGGATCGCGAACAGCGACATGTCGAACGCGCTGCGCTACGTGTCGGTCAAGCGCGGCCGCGACCCGCGCAACTACGCGCTGATGGCGTTCGGCGGCGCCGGCGCGGTCCACGCCGGCGTGCAGGCCACCGACCTCGGGATCAAGACGGTGCTGGTGCCGCGCAACGCGTCCGTGCTGAGCGCCTACGGCGGCATGGTCGCCGACTTCAAGGTCTCGCGCGTGCAGTCGTACGTGCGCTCGATGGAGGCGATCGACCCGGACGAGCTGACCGACCTGTTCCTGAAGGTGCAGGAGGACGCCGAGGAGATGCTGCCGCCAGCGGAGACGACACGTCTCGAGCGCTACCTCGACATCCGCTACGAGGGGCAGGTCCACGAGGTCATCGTCCCGCTGCAGACCCGCACACGGAAGATCTCGGCGGTCACCCTCTCGCGCGCGATCGCGGACTTCCACGAGCTGCACGAGCAGCTCTACGCGCACAAGCGCCCGAGCGAGCCGGTGCAGGTCGTCTCGATCCGCATGGAGCTGACCGGGCTGCGCTCGATGGACGCCCTCGCCGCCCCGAGAAGATTCGGCGACGAGGACTCCAGCGGCGCCAAGGTCGGCAGTCGCGAGGCGTACTTCGAGCGCCTCGGCGGGTTCGTCGAGACGCCGATCTACGACGGCGCGTCGATCCAGCCGGGCAACGTCGTCACGGGTCCGGCGGTCATCCACGAGCCCGGGACGACGATCGTCGTCGGCGCCGAGCAGGAGGCGATGCTCGACCAGTACGAGACCTACGTGATCGAGGTCGTGGGCTGA
- a CDS encoding hydantoinase B/oxoprolinase family protein, with translation MRTVIEHRGEDAGALSPVELEILRTTLLAYPDELGAVLANAAPTVEISQGREYAIAIADASGAIVATDDPLQTASMAQTVGHVVEYFEFDLHDGDVILTNDPYAGGTRLQDVTLTAPLTIDDELVLFLAARVRVADVGGQVTGSLNPAATEILAEGHPATPVKIQRHGRPVRDMLHVFLLNGRRAEETRRTLEAGIAALELGQRRLTELIGRYGVETVRGALAYAQDYSEQLARNAIAAWEPGAYEGEQTLRLDADAGGPVTVRLAATVDETRLVLDFSRSDDQRQLFVNSSAGSTASCAVGAVLAMLGDTVPANSGLLRAVQVRTRPGSVVHPVNPAPVGWGPMHCGNEVTELVATTLRPAAAHPVPALTVPRPLVLSRPADDRSHQLDLGRWGVGGASAVPEGDGWGRPQLATRAQLPSVEQWETEHAMRIERLELVQDSPGAGRWRGAPGVEAIVVLAPDRLFTLWTQASGAAVGGLAGGAPGDPGEVAFHTPEGWQPAPHSAADTAIAADRLRLRLAGGGGCGDPAERARTAVVDDVLDGVISPATARDVYGLSADELDAAIQDLPAGQGAQIGGDRV, from the coding sequence ATGCGCACCGTCATCGAGCACCGCGGCGAAGACGCCGGCGCGCTCTCGCCGGTGGAGCTGGAGATCCTGCGCACGACCCTGCTGGCGTATCCGGACGAGCTGGGCGCGGTGCTCGCGAACGCGGCGCCGACGGTCGAGATCAGCCAGGGGCGCGAGTACGCGATCGCGATCGCCGACGCGAGCGGCGCGATCGTCGCGACCGACGATCCGTTGCAGACCGCCTCGATGGCGCAGACGGTCGGGCACGTGGTCGAGTACTTCGAGTTCGACCTCCACGACGGCGATGTGATCCTGACCAACGATCCCTACGCCGGCGGGACGCGGCTGCAGGACGTGACGTTGACGGCGCCGTTGACGATCGACGACGAGCTGGTGCTGTTCCTCGCGGCGCGCGTGCGCGTCGCAGACGTCGGCGGCCAGGTGACGGGCAGCCTCAACCCCGCAGCCACGGAAATCCTCGCGGAGGGCCATCCGGCCACGCCGGTGAAGATCCAGCGCCACGGGCGGCCGGTGCGCGACATGCTTCACGTGTTCCTGCTCAACGGCCGCCGCGCCGAGGAGACGCGCCGCACGCTGGAGGCCGGCATCGCCGCGCTGGAGCTGGGCCAGCGGCGGCTGACCGAGCTGATCGGCCGCTACGGCGTCGAGACGGTGCGGGGAGCGCTCGCCTACGCGCAGGACTACAGCGAGCAGCTGGCCCGCAACGCGATCGCCGCATGGGAGCCCGGGGCCTACGAGGGCGAGCAGACGCTGCGGCTCGACGCCGATGCCGGCGGCCCGGTCACGGTGCGGCTCGCCGCCACCGTGGACGAGACGAGGCTCGTGCTGGACTTCAGCCGATCCGACGACCAACGCCAGCTGTTCGTCAACAGCTCGGCCGGCAGCACCGCCTCGTGCGCCGTCGGCGCGGTGCTGGCGATGCTCGGCGACACGGTCCCGGCCAACAGCGGGCTGCTGCGCGCGGTCCAGGTGCGCACGCGCCCCGGGTCCGTGGTCCATCCGGTCAACCCCGCGCCGGTCGGCTGGGGACCGATGCACTGCGGCAACGAGGTCACCGAGCTCGTCGCGACGACGCTGCGGCCGGCAGCCGCCCACCCGGTCCCGGCGCTCACGGTTCCGCGGCCGCTCGTGCTCAGCCGGCCCGCCGACGACCGCAGCCACCAGCTGGACTTGGGGCGCTGGGGCGTCGGCGGCGCCAGCGCCGTGCCCGAAGGCGACGGGTGGGGACGTCCCCAGCTCGCCACGCGTGCGCAGCTCCCCTCGGTCGAGCAGTGGGAGACCGAGCACGCGATGCGCATCGAACGCCTCGAACTCGTCCAGGACAGCCCCGGTGCTGGCCGGTGGCGAGGAGCCCCCGGGGTCGAGGCGATCGTCGTCCTCGCGCCGGACCGCCTCTTCACGCTCTGGACGCAGGCCTCCGGCGCCGCCGTCGGCGGCCTCGCGGGCGGCGCACCGGGCGACCCCGGCGAGGTCGCCTTCCACACCCCCGAGGGCTGGCAGCCCGCGCCGCACAGCGCCGCCGACACCGCGATCGCCGCGGACCGGCTGCGGCTGCGTCTGGCCGGCGGCGGCGGCTGCGGCGATCCCGCCGAGCGCGCGCGCACGGCGGTCGTGGACGACGTGCTCGACGGGGTCATCTCGCCGGCGACGGCACGAGACGTCTACGGCCTGAGCGCCGACGAGCTCGACGCAGCTATCCAGGACCTGCCCGCAGGGCAGGGCGCACAGATTGGCGGGGACCGTGTCTGA
- a CDS encoding hydantoinase B/oxoprolinase family protein has translation MSDPITAEIIRSYIDTSAEQLYETICRTSPNPQVNEGKDCGGGIYSYDGTTAKLVGRAGIIAHSFALTTSCQVGLDFFRGDLHPGDVLLIGDPYHGGSHCGCWTVVVPIFFGGRPRFLAAARLHVMDQGAPTPNLNYYCRDIWQEGLRLSPLKLYERGERRREVWDWITANNRVPIAVEGDIEAMLGACQIGERAMRELVDRHGLETVEDAVEWTFGYSERKFRDQLRRWPDGEYTADSYADGDWADHSDLRIQVAVTIDDDRMTVDFAGSDEQTDGLINSARPNTIAYVCIVLSALCPDIPVNAGFFEPLTIHLPEGTIVHPTAPTPTMTGTVTAGCQIASAVMKACEQFAPERVGSASIDITGPLVYGTDEREHRFQSISSRNPRFFMFVDISMVSMSSSAAYEQDGWGMWATPFSVASPVNVEFSEIQSPTLYRQTELSTDSAAPGQWRGTPALAIRRVDRGASDVKAMLLAQSLVHPLPGWVGGYEGAGNFIVVNEGEPDEMIAGELGIAHVAYDPAKTIFAQSGGGGGWGDPLDRDPAAVLDDVLDEYVSLDGAKSDYGVVVDAATRTVDAEATERERAARKREPGPRKRRGIGREWTIERAGIEARVDRVDRLRDAASAR, from the coding sequence GTGTCTGATCCGATCACCGCGGAGATCATCCGCAGCTACATCGATACGAGCGCCGAGCAGCTCTACGAGACGATCTGCCGCACGTCGCCCAACCCGCAGGTCAACGAGGGCAAGGACTGCGGGGGCGGGATCTACAGCTACGACGGGACGACCGCCAAGCTGGTCGGGCGCGCCGGGATCATCGCGCACTCGTTCGCCCTGACGACGTCGTGCCAGGTCGGCCTGGACTTCTTCCGCGGCGATCTGCATCCCGGCGACGTGCTGCTGATCGGCGACCCCTACCACGGCGGGAGCCACTGCGGATGCTGGACCGTCGTCGTCCCGATCTTCTTCGGCGGACGGCCGCGCTTCCTCGCCGCCGCGCGGCTGCACGTGATGGATCAGGGCGCTCCGACGCCGAACCTCAACTACTACTGCCGCGACATCTGGCAGGAGGGCCTTCGCCTGTCGCCGCTCAAGCTGTACGAGCGCGGCGAGCGCCGGCGCGAGGTGTGGGACTGGATCACCGCGAACAACCGGGTTCCGATCGCCGTCGAAGGCGACATCGAGGCGATGCTCGGCGCGTGTCAGATCGGCGAGCGCGCCATGCGGGAGCTGGTCGATCGGCACGGCCTGGAGACGGTCGAGGACGCGGTCGAGTGGACCTTCGGCTACTCGGAGCGCAAGTTCCGCGACCAGCTCCGCCGCTGGCCGGACGGCGAGTACACAGCGGACTCCTACGCCGACGGCGACTGGGCGGACCACAGCGATCTGAGGATTCAGGTCGCGGTGACGATCGACGACGATCGGATGACCGTCGACTTCGCCGGCTCGGACGAGCAGACCGACGGGCTGATCAACAGCGCGCGGCCGAACACGATCGCCTACGTCTGCATCGTGCTCTCGGCGCTGTGCCCCGACATCCCAGTCAACGCGGGCTTCTTCGAGCCGCTGACGATCCACCTCCCGGAGGGCACGATCGTCCACCCGACGGCGCCGACGCCGACGATGACCGGAACGGTGACCGCCGGCTGCCAGATCGCCTCGGCGGTGATGAAGGCGTGCGAGCAGTTCGCGCCGGAGCGCGTCGGCAGCGCGTCGATCGACATCACCGGCCCGCTGGTGTACGGGACCGACGAGCGCGAGCACCGGTTCCAGTCGATCTCGTCGCGGAATCCGCGCTTCTTCATGTTCGTCGACATCTCGATGGTCTCGATGTCGAGCAGCGCCGCGTACGAGCAGGACGGCTGGGGGATGTGGGCGACGCCGTTCAGCGTCGCAAGCCCCGTCAACGTCGAGTTCAGCGAGATCCAGAGCCCGACGCTGTATCGGCAGACCGAGCTGTCGACGGACTCGGCGGCGCCGGGCCAGTGGCGCGGGACCCCGGCGCTGGCGATCCGGCGCGTCGACCGCGGCGCGAGCGACGTGAAGGCGATGTTGCTCGCCCAGTCGCTCGTGCATCCGCTGCCGGGATGGGTCGGCGGCTACGAGGGCGCCGGGAACTTCATCGTCGTCAACGAGGGCGAGCCGGACGAGATGATCGCCGGCGAGCTGGGGATCGCGCATGTCGCGTACGACCCGGCGAAGACGATCTTCGCGCAGAGCGGCGGCGGCGGAGGCTGGGGCGACCCGCTCGACCGCGACCCCGCCGCGGTGCTCGACGACGTGCTCGACGAGTACGTCTCGCTCGACGGCGCGAAGTCCGACTACGGCGTCGTCGTCGACGCCGCCACGCGGACCGTCGACGCTGAGGCGACGGAGCGCGAACGCGCCGCTCGCAAGCGGGAGCCGGGACCGCGCAAGCGCCGCGGCATCGGCCGCGAGTGGACGATCGAGCGCGCCGGCATCGAGGCCCGCGTCGACCGCGTGGACAGGCTGCGGGACGCCGCATCCGCACGGTGA
- a CDS encoding acyl-CoA dehydrogenase family protein translates to MSTIESVPLSSEELVRRAVELQPLLARNAGQAEADRRLSEENVQAIKEAGLLSLGVPRRFGGQETTIRTQLEVSSTLAEACGSTGWVVQNINGACVMGGLYADRAQREVWESDPGALLCGTMAPVRDVVRVDGGWRISGRWGYVSGIYHAQWAYVGFPLVDEQGVQVDLGVGLVPISDGVVEDTWFVAGMRGTGSNTLVLDDVFVPEHRVLRTMPAIEGEVPTEHTDEALYRTSQGAVQFLVLVGAQLGLGRGALKLVREAAPRRPVSYTSRKQAESTGFQIQLADAALRIDAAHLHAYRAADEIDAAAANGEHLPYERRAHIRAECGWICDLLRGAVDTLVNAHGAGSFAEPNPLQRIWRDLGVGSRHAGMTSQLGYEIHGKALLGRDERPMLVL, encoded by the coding sequence ATGTCCACCATCGAATCCGTCCCGTTGAGCTCCGAGGAGCTCGTGCGCCGCGCGGTCGAGCTGCAGCCGCTGCTCGCACGCAACGCCGGCCAGGCCGAGGCCGACCGGCGGCTCAGCGAGGAGAACGTGCAGGCGATCAAGGAAGCCGGCCTGCTGTCGCTGGGCGTGCCCCGTCGCTTCGGGGGCCAGGAGACGACGATCCGGACCCAGCTGGAGGTCTCCTCGACGCTTGCCGAGGCATGCGGCTCCACTGGCTGGGTGGTCCAGAACATCAACGGCGCGTGCGTGATGGGCGGCCTGTACGCCGACCGCGCGCAGCGCGAGGTCTGGGAGTCCGATCCGGGCGCGCTGCTGTGCGGCACGATGGCGCCGGTCAGAGACGTCGTGCGGGTCGACGGCGGCTGGCGGATCAGCGGCAGATGGGGCTACGTCTCCGGCATCTACCACGCGCAGTGGGCCTACGTCGGCTTCCCGCTCGTGGACGAGCAGGGCGTGCAGGTCGACCTCGGCGTCGGGCTCGTGCCGATCTCCGACGGCGTGGTCGAGGACACCTGGTTCGTCGCCGGCATGCGCGGGACGGGCTCCAACACGCTCGTGCTCGACGACGTCTTCGTCCCGGAGCACCGCGTGCTGCGGACGATGCCGGCGATCGAGGGCGAGGTCCCGACCGAGCACACCGACGAGGCGCTCTACCGGACGTCGCAGGGCGCGGTGCAGTTCCTCGTGCTCGTCGGCGCGCAGCTCGGGCTCGGCCGCGGCGCGCTGAAGCTGGTCCGCGAGGCGGCGCCGCGGCGCCCCGTCAGCTACACGAGCCGCAAGCAGGCCGAGTCGACGGGCTTCCAGATCCAGCTCGCCGACGCGGCGCTGCGGATCGACGCCGCGCATCTGCACGCCTATCGCGCGGCCGACGAGATCGACGCCGCGGCGGCGAACGGCGAGCATCTGCCGTACGAGCGGCGCGCGCACATCCGCGCCGAGTGCGGATGGATCTGCGACCTGCTCCGCGGCGCGGTCGACACGCTGGTGAACGCCCATGGCGCGGGCAGCTTCGCGGAGCCGAATCCGCTGCAGCGGATCTGGCGGGACCTTGGCGTCGGCTCGCGCCACGCGGGCATGACGTCGCAGCTCGGGTACGAGATCCACGGCAAGGCGCTGCTCGGTCGCGACGAGCGCCCGATGTTGGTGCTGTAG
- a CDS encoding ABC transporter substrate-binding protein: MKRKVAMCAWLAVVGVLVMTTAGCGSSNDGDGDGGAAGKTVNIGAIGAFSGLAGAAEGTPHVLEAWAETVNAAGGLDGHDVRVIVEDIGATTGAGRAAVQKLIEEDDVVAVFSQDFNDATWVKYAESRSVPVISGIAGVTTLTSSDVFPITLSPITLGYGLDAELKKVGDTGAVGYQSGIALNEQIVALMRSFSEPVGLSLPVVTKMSPSLPDYTAFCQQVKDSGAASYFVSFGASVATKITEQCVQQGVRIPQLLVGLFADKAWKTNSAYDGAVVLDGAAPFFDTSVPGVKEYRDALGKYAPDFSGSSQDSSYGLFAWAGMQMIATAAAKARGPITNSSLQAALYTIKDETLGGIVPPLTYTKGKANPIHCWFTWTIANGEFVATNDAKPTCAPDAVVAPAEAALAKSLAG; this comes from the coding sequence ATGAAGCGCAAGGTGGCCATGTGCGCGTGGCTTGCGGTCGTCGGCGTCCTGGTGATGACCACCGCCGGGTGCGGTTCCAGCAACGACGGCGACGGCGACGGCGGTGCTGCTGGGAAGACCGTCAACATCGGTGCGATCGGCGCGTTCTCCGGCCTTGCCGGCGCGGCGGAGGGGACCCCGCACGTCCTGGAGGCATGGGCCGAGACCGTCAACGCCGCGGGCGGGCTTGACGGACACGACGTTCGCGTGATCGTCGAGGACATCGGCGCCACGACCGGCGCCGGCCGCGCCGCGGTGCAGAAGCTGATCGAGGAGGACGACGTCGTCGCGGTCTTCTCGCAGGACTTCAACGACGCCACGTGGGTGAAGTACGCCGAGAGCAGATCGGTGCCGGTCATCTCGGGCATCGCCGGGGTGACGACGCTCACGTCCTCGGACGTGTTCCCGATCACGCTGTCCCCGATCACGCTGGGCTACGGACTCGACGCCGAGCTGAAGAAGGTCGGCGACACGGGTGCGGTCGGATACCAGTCGGGGATCGCGCTGAACGAGCAGATCGTCGCGCTGATGCGGAGCTTCTCCGAGCCGGTCGGGCTGTCGTTGCCGGTGGTGACGAAGATGTCGCCGTCGCTGCCGGACTACACGGCCTTCTGCCAGCAGGTCAAGGACTCCGGCGCGGCGTCCTACTTCGTCTCGTTCGGCGCCTCCGTGGCGACGAAGATCACGGAGCAGTGCGTGCAGCAGGGCGTGCGGATCCCGCAGCTGCTGGTGGGCCTCTTCGCCGACAAGGCGTGGAAGACGAACAGCGCGTATGACGGTGCCGTCGTCCTCGACGGGGCCGCCCCGTTCTTCGACACGTCGGTGCCCGGCGTCAAGGAGTACCGCGACGCGCTGGGGAAGTACGCGCCGGACTTCTCCGGGTCCTCGCAGGACAGCTCCTACGGGCTGTTCGCGTGGGCGGGCATGCAGATGATCGCCACCGCCGCGGCGAAGGCGAGAGGCCCGATCACCAACTCGTCGCTGCAGGCCGCGCTCTACACGATCAAGGACGAGACGCTCGGTGGGATCGTCCCTCCGCTGACGTACACCAAGGGCAAGGCCAATCCGATCCACTGCTGGTTCACGTGGACGATCGCGAACGGTGAATTCGTCGCGACCAACGACGCCAAGCCGACCTGCGCACCCGACGCCGTGGTGGCGCCCGCCGAGGCGGCGCTGGCGAAGTCGCTGGCGGGATAG
- a CDS encoding TIM44-like domain-containing protein — protein MIPSNCPNCSARLELNDDGTCDHCGVDVTVMANEPLAGGSTDAAVVSPLAPDEGIALIRRADPAFDPAGFERRAEQAFLALGQAWQDRDREAARPLMSPGLHKSWSANVQMFVDEHKRNVLEGMRVDSLAPVKVVHGNAFDALTVRFTATWISYEVDERTDRVIAGDRTPQSFTEFFTFQRSVDARTTDGRFDWVLSRLQREADYAASADRSMRRG, from the coding sequence ATGATCCCGAGCAACTGCCCAAACTGCAGTGCGCGGCTCGAACTGAACGACGACGGCACGTGCGACCACTGCGGCGTCGACGTCACGGTGATGGCGAACGAGCCGCTCGCCGGTGGCAGCACCGACGCGGCGGTCGTCTCGCCGCTCGCGCCGGATGAGGGCATCGCCCTCATCCGGCGGGCCGACCCCGCGTTCGACCCGGCCGGCTTCGAGCGCCGCGCCGAGCAGGCGTTCCTCGCGCTGGGGCAGGCGTGGCAGGACCGCGACCGGGAGGCGGCGCGGCCGTTGATGAGCCCCGGCCTGCACAAGAGCTGGAGCGCCAACGTGCAGATGTTCGTCGACGAGCACAAGCGCAACGTCCTCGAGGGCATGCGCGTCGACTCGCTCGCGCCGGTCAAGGTCGTTCACGGCAACGCGTTCGACGCCCTGACCGTGCGCTTCACCGCGACGTGGATCAGCTACGAGGTGGACGAGCGCACCGACCGCGTCATCGCCGGCGACCGGACGCCGCAGTCGTTCACGGAGTTCTTCACGTTCCAGCGCTCCGTGGACGCGCGGACCACGGACGGGCGGTTCGACTGGGTGCTGTCCCGCCTCCAGCGCGAGGCGGACTACGCCGCCTCGGCTGACCGCTCGATGCGGAGAGGGTGA